A window of the Cystobacter fuscus genome harbors these coding sequences:
- a CDS encoding AHH domain-containing protein → MARSEAADEWVHLTLPTRFGAVQVSDFELNEAMSTLVLNMPLRVAGSHFPLYLHRKLALASVTGEAWRTPLAKSYGRFCERQCTPGDCLELFKDGPGLDGEDKRDIALALSVNTALEARDAELRSMFSTTQLWTTLSLTLTGYMALVAAPEPVSKGVAAALTVLLWGYLGWELFDLLRAYFQLWEEAAEASTFAELHEAGKRFGKVIGPNSMRILLLLGTAAVGETAALVSKAPKLPGFAKAEGSLKSQAGIRDVLTAVQEADRVKVAVSEGTFSVVLPANVLSMAARLPPASSDPPKKKPQVHHIATVENEVSTLRGGPWTQRFKSFFDKAGMSMEDPANKVQLPSHRGPHPEAYHQAVFDKLEQASKTCVTQQECASALRKALRELAAEIAKTGSRLNRLLTE, encoded by the coding sequence GTGGCGAGGAGTGAGGCCGCGGACGAGTGGGTGCACCTCACGTTGCCCACCCGGTTCGGGGCCGTGCAGGTGAGCGACTTCGAACTCAACGAAGCCATGTCCACCCTGGTGCTGAACATGCCGCTGCGGGTGGCGGGCTCCCATTTTCCGCTCTACCTCCACCGGAAGCTGGCGCTGGCCTCGGTCACGGGAGAGGCATGGCGCACACCTCTGGCAAAGTCCTACGGGCGCTTCTGCGAGCGGCAATGCACTCCGGGAGACTGCCTGGAGTTGTTCAAGGACGGGCCAGGGCTGGACGGTGAGGACAAGCGCGACATCGCCCTGGCGCTCTCCGTGAATACAGCGCTGGAGGCGCGGGACGCGGAACTGCGCTCCATGTTCTCCACGACGCAGCTGTGGACGACGCTGAGCCTCACCCTCACTGGCTACATGGCGCTGGTCGCGGCACCCGAGCCCGTTTCCAAGGGCGTGGCCGCCGCACTGACCGTTTTGCTGTGGGGGTACCTGGGCTGGGAGTTGTTCGACCTGCTACGGGCCTACTTCCAGTTATGGGAAGAGGCGGCCGAGGCCAGCACCTTCGCGGAGCTGCACGAGGCGGGGAAGCGCTTCGGCAAGGTCATTGGACCCAACAGCATGCGCATCCTCCTCTTGTTGGGCACGGCGGCGGTAGGGGAGACGGCGGCGCTCGTGTCCAAGGCGCCGAAGCTGCCGGGTTTCGCGAAGGCCGAGGGTTCGCTCAAGTCCCAGGCCGGCATCCGTGACGTGCTCACGGCGGTTCAGGAAGCGGACAGAGTGAAGGTCGCCGTGTCGGAGGGCACGTTCAGTGTCGTCCTGCCCGCGAATGTCTTGAGCATGGCCGCACGGCTCCCTCCCGCATCCTCCGACCCACCGAAGAAGAAGCCGCAAGTGCACCACATCGCCACGGTCGAGAACGAGGTGTCCACCTTGCGCGGAGGGCCTTGGACACAACGGTTCAAGAGTTTCTTCGACAAGGCGGGCATGTCGATGGAGGACCCGGCCAACAAGGTCCAACTCCCCAGTCATAGGGGGCCACATCCCGAAGCGTACCATCAAGCCGTCTTCGACAAGTTGGAGCAGGCGTCAAAAACCTGCGTCACTCAACAGGAATGCGCGAGTGCATTGAGGAAAGCGCTGAGGGAGCTGGCCGCGGAGATCGCCAAGACTGGAAGTCGACTCAACAGGCTGCTGACCGAATGA